The following proteins are encoded in a genomic region of Montipora foliosa isolate CH-2021 chromosome 10, ASM3666993v2, whole genome shotgun sequence:
- the LOC137973587 gene encoding putative N-acetylated-alpha-linked acidic dipeptidase, whose protein sequence is MDDEVVLTYKKKKRQGRVRCIAGIVALIVAFFIGFLIGFLAMKSKSEDEKKKSEMHDEEHEFQRRQEEAKKYHLDFQKGVSEARLNSSLMYFSEKPHIAGSPRQKELANELERRWKEYGFDHVEQPEYKALLSFPNTTHPTRITIKYKNGTIIHQIKGEEQDGGSEKAVQPFLGYSPSGKEEGELVYVNYGRVQDFEQLKNLSVNVTGKIAIMRYGKIFRGNKVANAASYGAIAALIFSDPADYALAGGDPKNTYPNTAWLPASGVQRGSLYTFPGSGDPQTPGIAAKPGMYRRSLKESELPPIPAHPIGYGDAIEFLSRMKGPEAPKDWRGSLDITYRLGPGYNDNDMTVSLEINNYYEVKSIFNVIGTIYGDIEPDRYVLIGSHRDSWVNGAVDSVSGIAITTEIARGFGELKKAGWKPRRTIKICSWGGEEYSLIGSVEWVEQHEKLLTERAVIYLNADAVISGNYLFAMSSSPLVKNTLLEFTKMVDDPGAHGDKKTLYDVMAERDPADPRADPPKPKVGNLGSGSDFAPFYQYIGVPAADFRYRGYNNTPVFYPVYHTQHDTFKWLTKFIDPDFKYHKALTQFCGQLLLAFADTPLLRMNAMLYAEALEESLKSLNSSYGDELKSHSTLGLLESAVVKFRETADHFTKAQNEMEKKIREFEEPSFAELRRFNDRLIKVERAFIYAYGLPGRRLVRHVIFAPSKYNLYGSSSFPGASDILFKLHETGDTNAVDLQLSIATQSVLAAVDILKGPY, encoded by the exons ATGGATGATGAGGTCGTGCTTACttacaagaagaagaaaaggcaAGGACGAGTTCGCTGCATAGCTGGAATCGTCGCTTTAATTGTAGCCTTCTTTATCGGCTTTCTGATCGGTTTTTTGGCAATGAAATCTAAGTCGGAggatgaaaagaagaaaagcgaAATGCATGACGAGGAACACGAATTTCAAAGACGACAAGAAGAAGCAAAGAAATATCATCTGGATTTTCAGAAAGGTGTCAGCGAAGCGAGACTAAACAGCAGCTTGAT GTATTTTTCGGAAAAACCGCATATCGCAGGCTCTCCCCGTCAAAAAGAACTTGCTAATGAACTGGAGAGGCGCTGGAAGGAGTATGGCTTTGATCACGTGGAACAACCCGAGTACAAAGCGCTGCTGTCCTTCCCCAACACAACACATCCGACAAGAATAACCATCAAATATAAAAATGGAACTATTATTCATCAAATCAAAGGAGAGGAACAG GATGGCGGCTCTGAGAAAGCTGTGCAGCCGTTCCTAGGTTACAGTCCCAGTGGAAAAGAGGAAGGGGAGCTTGTTTATGTCAACTATGGACGAGTGCAAGACTTTGAACAGCTCAAGAATCTCAGCGTTAATGTGACGGGAAAGATCGCTATTATGAGATACGGAAAAATATTTCGAGGAAATAAG GTAGCAAATGCAGCAAGTTATGGCGCCATAGCCGCTCTTATCTTCTCAGACCCTGCGGATTACGCTTTAGCAGGGGGAGACCCCAAAAATACATATCCCAACACTGCTTGGCTTCCAGCTAGTGGGGTTCAAAGGGGATCATTGTATACTTTTCCGGGGAGTGGAGATCCCCAAACACCTGGAATAGCCGCAAAGCCAGGGATGTACCGGAGGTCGTTAAAGGAAAGCGAACTTCCACCCATTCCTGCTCATCCCATAGGATACGGTGATGCTATTGAATTTCTCAGTAGAATGAAAG GCCCGGAAGCCCCAAAGGATTGGAGAGGATCTCTGGATATTACCTATCGTCTTGGACCTGGCTATAACGACAACGATATGACGGTTTCGCTGGAAATAAACAACTATTACGAAGTTAAGTCGATCTTCAATGTGATTGGCACAATTTATGGGGACATCGAGCCTGATCGCTATGTTTTGATTGGTAGCCACAGAGATTCCTGGGTGAACGGAGCTGTTGATTCAGTTAGTGGAATCGCCATCACCACTGAAATTGCTCGTGGATTCGGAGAATTAAAAAAGGCCGGATGGAAGCCGCGTCGGACAATTAAG ATCTGTAGCTGGGGAGGAGAAGAATACAGTCTTATTGGATCGGTAGAGTGGGTTGAACAACATGAAAAGCTTCTCACTGAAAGAGCTGTAATCTACCTCAATGCAGATGCAGTCATCTCAGGCAATTACCTGTTTGCTATGTCTTCCTCTCCCCTTGTTAAAAACACATTACTAGAGTTCACCAAAATGGTGGACGATCCTGGTGCGCATGGCGATAAAAAAACactttatgacgtcatggctgaAAGAGATCCCGCAGACCCTAGGGCAGACCCTCCCAAACCGAAAGTGGGCAATTTAGGATCCGGAAGTGATTTTGCACCATTTTATCAATATATTGGAGTCCCTGCAGCGGATTTTCGTTACCGTGGCTACAACAACACTCCCGTTTTCTATCCAGTTTACCACACACAACACGACACATTCAAATGGCTGACGAAATTCATTGACCCCGATTTCAAATACCACAAGGCATTAACTCAGTTCTGTGGTCAGTTACTGCTCGCGTTTGCAGACACGCCGCTCTTGAGGATGAATGCGATGCTATACGCAGAAGCACTGGAGGAATCTTTGAAAAGCTTAAATTCATCATATGGCGACGAACTGAAAAGCCACAGTACACTTGGTCTATTAGAAAGTGCTGTTGTCAAGTTCAGAGAAACCGCAGATCACTTCACAAAGGCTCA AAATGAAATGGAGAAGAAAATCCGGGAGTTTGAGGAACCGAGTTTTGCTGAACTGCGCAGATTCAATGACCGATTGATCAAAGTGGAGCGAGCATTCATCTACGCCTATGGCCTGCCGGGAAGACGCTTAGTCCGTCACGTGATCTTTGCTCCTAGCAAGTACAATCTGTATGGTTCTTCCAGCTTTCCTGGTGCCAGCGATATTTTGTTCAAGTTGCATGAAACCGGGGACACGAACGCGGTTGACCTTCAGCTGTCAATTGCTACACAATCTGTGCTAGCAGCCGTCGATATACTTAAGGGACCTTACTAG